A portion of the Tachysurus fulvidraco isolate hzauxx_2018 chromosome 8, HZAU_PFXX_2.0, whole genome shotgun sequence genome contains these proteins:
- the LOC113634822 gene encoding NACHT, LRR and PYD domains-containing protein 3-like isoform X9 — translation METPDLDTDNVSTPSNNCKPQRKRSESPTHSCISMKSDQSMDPPLMFKDGDSSLLHSKLQGKRSESPTHSCSSMKNHEPMDHHLGVKAVDSSHLHRYDPESAGGNEFQKKFKLNLMKKFQCLNGVMINLGTQTLLNEIYTELYITEGDSGQVNNEHEVRQMEAASRRRTTEETPIKCNDIFKPLSEQDKPIRTVLTNTSSKQDKPIRTVLTNTSSKQDKPIRTVLTNTSSEQDKPIRTVLTKGVAGIGKTVSVQKFILDWAEGKVNQDVHLIFPLPFRELNLMKDQKLSLMELLHVFFKETKETEMSSLEKVLFIFDGLDECRFPLDFQNTVRVCDVTESASVPVLLINLIKGNLLPSALIWITSRPAAADQIPSEFVDRVTEVRGFNDPQKEEYFRKRISDQSLANNIITHLKSLRSLYIMCHIPVFCWITATVLERMLGEAESGEIPKTLTQMYTHFLIIHTNIIREKYSKKQESDEEMLLKLGQLAFQQLKKGNLIFYDGDLRECGIDVTEAAVYSGVCTQIFREEFGLHHSKVYCFVHLSIQEHLAALYVHLTFMKEKRNVLKQNQLSNRWMEENTISGVHISAVDQTLQSQTGHLDLFLRFLLGLSLESNQKLLYVLVTQTGSNPQSTQETVQYIKKKISRNPPTEKSINLFHCLNELGDDSLVEEIQHYLKSGKQSKLSSSQLSALVFVLLTSAQELDEFDQSKYFSTDKITEDVVLKMMPVITASSKAIISCDKLGVKSWSPLFSALRSETSNLRELHLTVKTLYLSGNKLGDSEVKTLSAGLENPHCKVETLRLYSCDVSDEDCAALTSALRSNPSHLRELDLSENKLGDSGVKILSAVLENPHCKLETLSISCDSLGVKSWSSLVSALRSETSKLRELHLTVETLDLSGNKLGDSGVKILCAGLENPHCKVETLGLCECGVSDEGCAALTSALRSNPSHLRELNLSCNKLGDSVKKLLSDLKDDEHYKLQTVR, via the exons atggagactccTGATCTGGACACAGATAATGTTTCTACACCATCAAACAACTG taaaccccagagaaagagatcagaatcaccaacacacagctgtatctccatgaagagtgatCAGTCTATGGATCCTCCTCTGATgtttaaagatggagactcatcacttctacacag taaactccagggaaagagatcagaatcaccaacacacagttgTAGCTCCATGAAGAATCATGAGCCTATGGATCATCATCTGGGGGTTAAAGCTGTAGACTCCTCACATCTACACAG GTACGACCCAGAATCTGCTGGTGGAAATGAATTCCAgaaaaagttcaaattaaatctgatgaagaagtttcagtgtttgaatggAGTGATGATAAACCTGGGAACCCAAACActcctgaatgagatctacacagagctctacatcacagagggagacagtggacaagtcaataatgaacatgaggtgagacagatggaggcagcatccaggagaagaacaacagaggaaacaccaatcaaatgcaatgacatctttaagcctttatctgaacaagacaaacccatcagaactgtgctgacaaatacatcatctaaacaagacaaacccatcagaactgtgctgacaaatacatcatctaaacaagacaaacccatcagaactgtactgacaaatacatcatctgaacaagacaaacccatcagaactgtgctgacaaaggGAGTCGCTGGCATCGGAAAAAccgtctctgtgcagaagttcattctggactgggctgaagggaaagtaaatcaggacgtccacctcatatttccacttcctttcagagagctgaacttgatgaaggaccagaaactgagtctgatggagctccttcatgtgttttttaaggaaacaaaagaaacagaaatgtccagtttggaaaaggttctgttcatttttgacgGATTGGACGAGTGTCGTTTTCCTCTAGATttccagaacacagtgagagtgtgtgatgtaactgaatcagcatcagtgcctgtgctgctgataaacctgatcaaagggaatctgcttccctctgctctcatctggatcacctccagacctgcagCAGCTGATCAAATCCCCTCTGAGTTTGTGGATCGAGTCACAGAGGTACGAGGGTTCAATGACCCACAGAAGGAggagtatttcaggaagaggatcagtgatcagagcctggccaataacatcatcacacacctgaagtcattaagaagcctctacatcatgtgtcacatcccagtcttctgctggattacagccactgttctagagagaatgttgggtgaagcagagagtggagagatccccaagactctgactcaaatgtacacacacttcctcatcattcacacaaacatcataagagaaaaatactcaaagaagcaggagagtgatgaagaaatgcttcttaaactgggacaactggcttttcagcagctgaagaaagggaacctgatcttctatgatggagacctgagagagtgtggtattgatgtgacagaagcagcagtgtactcaggtgtgtgtactcagatcttcagagaggagtttgggcttcaccacagtaaagtgtactgctttgttcatctgagcattcaggagcatctcgcagctctgtatgtgcacctgaccttcatgaaggagaagagaaatgttCTTAAACAGAATCAACTCTCTAACAGGTGGATGGAAGAAAATACAATCTCAGGTGTACACATCAGTGCTGTAGATCAGACTTTACAAAGTCAGACTGGACATCTGGATCTTTTCCTTCGCtttcttctgggtctctcactggagtccaatcagAAACTCTTATATGTTTTagtaacacagacaggaagtaacCCTCAGAGCACACAGGAAACAGTTCAGTACATTAAGAAGAAGATCAGTAGAAATCCTCctacagagaaatccatcaatctgttccactgtctgaatgaactgggtGATGATTCTCTAGTGGAGGAAATCCAACACTACCTGAAATCTGggaaacaaagtaaactttCTTCTTCCCAGCTTtctgctctggtgtttgtgttactgacatcagcacaggagctggatgagttTGACCAGAGTAAATATTTCAGTACAGATAAGATAACAGAAGATGTTGTTCTGAAGATGATGCCGGTGATTACAGCATCCAGTAAAGCAAT TATCAGCTGTGATAAACTTGGAGTAAAAAGTTGGTCACCTCTGTTCTCAGCGCTCAGATCAGAAACCTCCAACCTGAGAGAACTTCATCTGACTGTGAAAACACTGTATCTGTCTGGgaataaactaggagactcagaAGTGAAGACTCTCTCTGCTggactggagaatcctcactgtaaagtggagacactgag gttgtatAGTTGTGATGTCTCAGATGAAgactgtgctgctctgacttcagctctgagatcaaacccctcacacctgagagaactggatctgtctgagaataaactaggagactcaggagtgaagattctctctgctgtactggagaatcctcactgtaaactggagacactgag TATCAGCTGTGATTCACTTGGAGTAAAAAGTTGGTCATCTCTGGTCTCGGCGCTCAGATCAGAAACCTCCAAACTGAGAGAACTTCATCTGACTGTGGAAACACTGGATCTGTCTGGgaataaactaggagactcaggagtgaagattcTCTGTGCTggactggagaatcctcactgtaaagtgGAGACACTGgg
- the LOC113634822 gene encoding NACHT, LRR and PYD domains-containing protein 3-like isoform X14 translates to METPDLDTDNVSTPSNNCKLQRKRSESPTHSCISMKSDQSMEVPLKFNDRDSSLLHRYDPESAGGNEFQKKFKLNLMKKFQCLNGVMINLGTQTLLNEIYTELYITEGDSGQVNNEHEVRQMEAASRRRTTEETPIKCNDIFKPLSEQDKPIRTVLTNTSSKQDKPIRTVLTNTSSKQDKPIRTVLTNTSSEQDKPIRTVLTKGVAGIGKTVSVQKFILDWAEGKVNQDVHLIFPLPFRELNLMKDQKLSLMELLHVFFKETKETEMSSLEKVLFIFDGLDECRFPLDFQNTVRVCDVTESASVPVLLINLIKGNLLPSALIWITSRPAAADQIPSEFVDRVTEVRGFNDPQKEEYFRKRISDQSLANNIITHLKSLRSLYIMCHIPVFCWITATVLERMLGEAESGEIPKTLTQMYTHFLIIHTNIIREKYSKKQESDEEMLLKLGQLAFQQLKKGNLIFYDGDLRECGIDVTEAAVYSGVCTQIFREEFGLHHSKVYCFVHLSIQEHLAALYVHLTFMKEKRNVLKQNQLSNRWMEENTISGVHISAVDQTLQSQTGHLDLFLRFLLGLSLESNQKLLYVLVTQTGSNPQSTQETVQYIKKKISRNPPTEKSINLFHCLNELGDDSLVEEIQHYLKSGKQSKLSSSQLSALVFVLLTSAQELDEFDQSKYFSTDKITEDVVLKMMPVITASSKAIISCDKLGVKSWSPLFSALRSETSNLRELHLTVKTLYLSGNKLGDSEVKTLSAGLENPHCKVETLRLYSCDVSDEDCAALTSALRSNPSHLRELDLSENKLGDSGVKILSAVLENPHCKLETLSISCDSLGVKSWSSLVSALRSETSKLRELHLTVETLDLSGNKLGDSGVKILCAGLENPHCKVETLGLCECGVSDEGCAALTSALRSNPSHLRELNLSCNKLGDSVKKLLSDLKDDEHYKLQTVR, encoded by the exons atggagactccTGATCTGGACACAGATAATGTTTCTACACCATCAAACAACTG taaactccagagaaagagatcagaatcaccaacacacagctgtatctccatgaagagtgatCAGTCTATGGAGGTTCCTCTGAagttcaatgatagagactcatcacttctacacag GTACGACCCAGAATCTGCTGGTGGAAATGAATTCCAgaaaaagttcaaattaaatctgatgaagaagtttcagtgtttgaatggAGTGATGATAAACCTGGGAACCCAAACActcctgaatgagatctacacagagctctacatcacagagggagacagtggacaagtcaataatgaacatgaggtgagacagatggaggcagcatccaggagaagaacaacagaggaaacaccaatcaaatgcaatgacatctttaagcctttatctgaacaagacaaacccatcagaactgtgctgacaaatacatcatctaaacaagacaaacccatcagaactgtgctgacaaatacatcatctaaacaagacaaacccatcagaactgtactgacaaatacatcatctgaacaagacaaacccatcagaactgtgctgacaaaggGAGTCGCTGGCATCGGAAAAAccgtctctgtgcagaagttcattctggactgggctgaagggaaagtaaatcaggacgtccacctcatatttccacttcctttcagagagctgaacttgatgaaggaccagaaactgagtctgatggagctccttcatgtgttttttaaggaaacaaaagaaacagaaatgtccagtttggaaaaggttctgttcatttttgacgGATTGGACGAGTGTCGTTTTCCTCTAGATttccagaacacagtgagagtgtgtgatgtaactgaatcagcatcagtgcctgtgctgctgataaacctgatcaaagggaatctgcttccctctgctctcatctggatcacctccagacctgcagCAGCTGATCAAATCCCCTCTGAGTTTGTGGATCGAGTCACAGAGGTACGAGGGTTCAATGACCCACAGAAGGAggagtatttcaggaagaggatcagtgatcagagcctggccaataacatcatcacacacctgaagtcattaagaagcctctacatcatgtgtcacatcccagtcttctgctggattacagccactgttctagagagaatgttgggtgaagcagagagtggagagatccccaagactctgactcaaatgtacacacacttcctcatcattcacacaaacatcataagagaaaaatactcaaagaagcaggagagtgatgaagaaatgcttcttaaactgggacaactggcttttcagcagctgaagaaagggaacctgatcttctatgatggagacctgagagagtgtggtattgatgtgacagaagcagcagtgtactcaggtgtgtgtactcagatcttcagagaggagtttgggcttcaccacagtaaagtgtactgctttgttcatctgagcattcaggagcatctcgcagctctgtatgtgcacctgaccttcatgaaggagaagagaaatgttCTTAAACAGAATCAACTCTCTAACAGGTGGATGGAAGAAAATACAATCTCAGGTGTACACATCAGTGCTGTAGATCAGACTTTACAAAGTCAGACTGGACATCTGGATCTTTTCCTTCGCtttcttctgggtctctcactggagtccaatcagAAACTCTTATATGTTTTagtaacacagacaggaagtaacCCTCAGAGCACACAGGAAACAGTTCAGTACATTAAGAAGAAGATCAGTAGAAATCCTCctacagagaaatccatcaatctgttccactgtctgaatgaactgggtGATGATTCTCTAGTGGAGGAAATCCAACACTACCTGAAATCTGggaaacaaagtaaactttCTTCTTCCCAGCTTtctgctctggtgtttgtgttactgacatcagcacaggagctggatgagttTGACCAGAGTAAATATTTCAGTACAGATAAGATAACAGAAGATGTTGTTCTGAAGATGATGCCGGTGATTACAGCATCCAGTAAAGCAAT TATCAGCTGTGATAAACTTGGAGTAAAAAGTTGGTCACCTCTGTTCTCAGCGCTCAGATCAGAAACCTCCAACCTGAGAGAACTTCATCTGACTGTGAAAACACTGTATCTGTCTGGgaataaactaggagactcagaAGTGAAGACTCTCTCTGCTggactggagaatcctcactgtaaagtggagacactgag gttgtatAGTTGTGATGTCTCAGATGAAgactgtgctgctctgacttcagctctgagatcaaacccctcacacctgagagaactggatctgtctgagaataaactaggagactcaggagtgaagattctctctgctgtactggagaatcctcactgtaaactggagacactgag TATCAGCTGTGATTCACTTGGAGTAAAAAGTTGGTCATCTCTGGTCTCGGCGCTCAGATCAGAAACCTCCAAACTGAGAGAACTTCATCTGACTGTGGAAACACTGGATCTGTCTGGgaataaactaggagactcaggagtgaagattcTCTGTGCTggactggagaatcctcactgtaaagtgGAGACACTGgg
- the LOC113634822 gene encoding NACHT, LRR and PYD domains-containing protein 3-like isoform X13 gives METPDLDTDNVSTPSNNCKHKSKRSESPTHSCISMKSDQSKDSPPVFKAGDSSLLHSKLQGKRSESPTHSCSSMKNHEPMDHHLGVKAVDSSHLHRYDPESAGGNEFQKKFKLNLMKKFQCLNGVMINLGTQTLLNEIYTELYITEGDSGQVNNEHEVRQMEAASRRRTTEETPIKCNDIFKPLSEQDKPIRTVLTNTSSKQDKPIRTVLTNTSSKQDKPIRTVLTNTSSEQDKPIRTVLTKGVAGIGKTVSVQKFILDWAEGKVNQDVHLIFPLPFRELNLMKDQKLSLMELLHVFFKETKETEMSSLEKVLFIFDGLDECRFPLDFQNTVRVCDVTESASVPVLLINLIKGNLLPSALIWITSRPAAADQIPSEFVDRVTEVRGFNDPQKEEYFRKRISDQSLANNIITHLKSLRSLYIMCHIPVFCWITATVLERMLGEAESGEIPKTLTQMYTHFLIIHTNIIREKYSKKQESDEEMLLKLGQLAFQQLKKGNLIFYDGDLRECGIDVTEAAVYSGVCTQIFREEFGLHHSKVYCFVHLSIQEHLAALYVHLTFMKEKRNVLKQNQLSNRWMEENTISGVHISAVDQTLQSQTGHLDLFLRFLLGLSLESNQKLLYVLVTQTGSNPQSTQETVQYIKKKISRNPPTEKSINLFHCLNELGDDSLVEEIQHYLKSGKQSKLSSSQLSALVFVLLTSAQELDEFDQSKYFSTDKITEDVVLKMMPVITASSKAIISCDKLGVKSWSPLFSALRSETSNLRELHLTVKTLYLSGNKLGDSEVKTLSAGLENPHCKVETLRLYSCDVSDEDCAALTSALRSNPSHLRELDLSENKLGDSGVKILSAVLENPHCKLETLSISCDSLGVKSWSSLVSALRSETSKLRELHLTVETLDLSGNKLGDSGVKILCAGLENPHCKVETLGLCECGVSDEGCAALTSALRSNPSHLRELNLSCNKLGDSVKKLLSDLKDDEHYKLQTVR, from the exons atggagactccTGATCTGGACACAGATAATGTTTCTACACCATCAAACAACTG taaacacaagagtaagagatcagaatcaccaacacacagctgtatctccatgaagagtgatCAGTCTAAGGATTCTCCTCCTGTGTTTAAAGCTGGAGActcatcacttctacacag taaactccagggaaagagatcagaatcaccaacacacagttgTAGCTCCATGAAGAATCATGAGCCTATGGATCATCATCTGGGGGTTAAAGCTGTAGACTCCTCACATCTACACAG GTACGACCCAGAATCTGCTGGTGGAAATGAATTCCAgaaaaagttcaaattaaatctgatgaagaagtttcagtgtttgaatggAGTGATGATAAACCTGGGAACCCAAACActcctgaatgagatctacacagagctctacatcacagagggagacagtggacaagtcaataatgaacatgaggtgagacagatggaggcagcatccaggagaagaacaacagaggaaacaccaatcaaatgcaatgacatctttaagcctttatctgaacaagacaaacccatcagaactgtgctgacaaatacatcatctaaacaagacaaacccatcagaactgtgctgacaaatacatcatctaaacaagacaaacccatcagaactgtactgacaaatacatcatctgaacaagacaaacccatcagaactgtgctgacaaaggGAGTCGCTGGCATCGGAAAAAccgtctctgtgcagaagttcattctggactgggctgaagggaaagtaaatcaggacgtccacctcatatttccacttcctttcagagagctgaacttgatgaaggaccagaaactgagtctgatggagctccttcatgtgttttttaaggaaacaaaagaaacagaaatgtccagtttggaaaaggttctgttcatttttgacgGATTGGACGAGTGTCGTTTTCCTCTAGATttccagaacacagtgagagtgtgtgatgtaactgaatcagcatcagtgcctgtgctgctgataaacctgatcaaagggaatctgcttccctctgctctcatctggatcacctccagacctgcagCAGCTGATCAAATCCCCTCTGAGTTTGTGGATCGAGTCACAGAGGTACGAGGGTTCAATGACCCACAGAAGGAggagtatttcaggaagaggatcagtgatcagagcctggccaataacatcatcacacacctgaagtcattaagaagcctctacatcatgtgtcacatcccagtcttctgctggattacagccactgttctagagagaatgttgggtgaagcagagagtggagagatccccaagactctgactcaaatgtacacacacttcctcatcattcacacaaacatcataagagaaaaatactcaaagaagcaggagagtgatgaagaaatgcttcttaaactgggacaactggcttttcagcagctgaagaaagggaacctgatcttctatgatggagacctgagagagtgtggtattgatgtgacagaagcagcagtgtactcaggtgtgtgtactcagatcttcagagaggagtttgggcttcaccacagtaaagtgtactgctttgttcatctgagcattcaggagcatctcgcagctctgtatgtgcacctgaccttcatgaaggagaagagaaatgttCTTAAACAGAATCAACTCTCTAACAGGTGGATGGAAGAAAATACAATCTCAGGTGTACACATCAGTGCTGTAGATCAGACTTTACAAAGTCAGACTGGACATCTGGATCTTTTCCTTCGCtttcttctgggtctctcactggagtccaatcagAAACTCTTATATGTTTTagtaacacagacaggaagtaacCCTCAGAGCACACAGGAAACAGTTCAGTACATTAAGAAGAAGATCAGTAGAAATCCTCctacagagaaatccatcaatctgttccactgtctgaatgaactgggtGATGATTCTCTAGTGGAGGAAATCCAACACTACCTGAAATCTGggaaacaaagtaaactttCTTCTTCCCAGCTTtctgctctggtgtttgtgttactgacatcagcacaggagctggatgagttTGACCAGAGTAAATATTTCAGTACAGATAAGATAACAGAAGATGTTGTTCTGAAGATGATGCCGGTGATTACAGCATCCAGTAAAGCAAT TATCAGCTGTGATAAACTTGGAGTAAAAAGTTGGTCACCTCTGTTCTCAGCGCTCAGATCAGAAACCTCCAACCTGAGAGAACTTCATCTGACTGTGAAAACACTGTATCTGTCTGGgaataaactaggagactcagaAGTGAAGACTCTCTCTGCTggactggagaatcctcactgtaaagtggagacactgag gttgtatAGTTGTGATGTCTCAGATGAAgactgtgctgctctgacttcagctctgagatcaaacccctcacacctgagagaactggatctgtctgagaataaactaggagactcaggagtgaagattctctctgctgtactggagaatcctcactgtaaactggagacactgag TATCAGCTGTGATTCACTTGGAGTAAAAAGTTGGTCATCTCTGGTCTCGGCGCTCAGATCAGAAACCTCCAAACTGAGAGAACTTCATCTGACTGTGGAAACACTGGATCTGTCTGGgaataaactaggagactcaggagtgaagattcTCTGTGCTggactggagaatcctcactgtaaagtgGAGACACTGgg